A genomic segment from Vanacampus margaritifer isolate UIUO_Vmar chromosome 3, RoL_Vmar_1.0, whole genome shotgun sequence encodes:
- the mtrfr gene encoding mitochondrial translation release factor in rescue → MSSFPLFVRYMYNGIANGVARNKYPGVSSVVKPPPGAPTWVAVAVAGKKDLADLVHLQEDELEEQFVRGSGPGGQATNTTSNCVVLKHVPSGIVVKCHQTRSVDINRKRAREIMQQKLDVFYKGESSSILVRKKESEAKKKAKRKKANENLEKKRLFKESFLAQTTSGNDPVQN, encoded by the exons ATGTCGAGTTTTCCCCTGTTCGTTCGCTACATGTACAACGGCATAGCGAATGGAGTGGCACGGAACAAGTACCCCGGGGTCTCCTCGGTGGTGAAGCCGCCTCCGGGTGCGCCAACGTGGGTCGCGGTCGCGGTCGCCGGAAAGAAGGACCTGGCCGACCTGGTCCACCTGCAGGAAGATGAGCTGGAGGAGCAGTTTGTGAGGGGTTCTGGACCCGGAGGACAGGCCACTAACACAACCAGCAACTGCGTGGTGCTGAAACACGTCCCTTCTGGGATTGTTGTCAAG TGTCATCAAACCAGATCGGTGGACATCAATCGAAAGCGAGCACGGGAAATAATGCAGCAAAAACTGGACGTTTTCTACAAAGGAGAGAGCAGCAGCATTCTGGTCAGAAAGAAAGAGTCCGAAGCTAAAAAGAAAGCCAAACGCAAGAAAGCAAATGAGAATCTGGAGAAGAAGAGACTGTTCAAAGAAAGCTTCCTAGCCCAGACCACGTCTGGGAACGACCCTGTTCAAAATTAA